ATTCTCAAAGCGACAGGCCCCAGCGAGTCGGCTAAGGATATCGACTTTCCGGAGTCGACGCTCGAAGAGGCCGCCACCTTTGCGGTCTCGCATTCGTCGGTCTGGAAAGCCGGCCAGTACGCAGGCGACGTCTACATGGTCGATCCCGATCAGGTCTCGAAAACCCCCGAGAGCGGCGAGTACATCGACAAGGGGAGCTTCGTGATTCGCGGGGACCGTACCTACTTTGACGATACGGCAGTCGACCTCGCGGTCGGGATTCAGTGTGAGCCACAGACCCGCGTCGTTGGCGGTCCCACGGATGCGGTCGACAAAAACGCCGCAACCCAGATTGGGCTGCAGCCCGGCAAATTCGCCCAAAACGACATGGCAAAACGCTGTTACCGCGAACTCAAAGAGCGGTTCGTTGACGAAGGCTTCGTCAGGAAGGTCGCCAGCCCCGATCTGATCCAGGAGCATCTGCCGGCCGGTGGCAGCCAGCGTGTCGACCAGTAGCGTTCCAGAAACCTACACGAACTGACCAGTAAGGGACAGTTCTCTGTGGGGTTTATTTCCCTCCACACACATCTATCTCAGTATGACATTTCGTGGTGGCGCTGACCTGTCGACAGTGTACGACGACGCCCTCGACGAGGGGTTCGGGCTGATCGCGAGTAACATCGCCGAACCGAACACAATGATCGGACTGATCGAGGGGGCCCAGCGGGTCGACTCGGATCTCCTCCTGCAGATGTCCAACGGGGCCTGCTCGTTCGCCGGCAACGGCAATCCGATTGCGGGCCTCAAAGCGATGAGCAACTACATCGACCTCATCGCCGACCAGTACGATATCGGCGTCTTTCTCAACATGGATCACCAGACGGATCTCGATACGATCCGGAAACAGATCGAGTTGGAGATCCCCTCCTCGATTATGATCGACGCCTCCCACGACCCCTTCGAGGAGAACGTCAAAAAATCCAAACAGGTCGTCGACTGGGTCGACGAGGCCGACGCCGACATCCTCGTTGAGGCCGAACTCGGCACGATCAAGGGCGTCGAAGACGAGATCGTCGCCGACGAGGCCTTTTATACCGATCCCGAGCAGGCCGTCGAGTTCGTCGACCGCACAGGCTGTGATCTGCTGGCGATTTCGGTCGGCACCCAGCACGGCGTCGCCAAAGGCAAGGATCTCGAACTCCGACCCGATCTGACCGAAGATATTCGGATGGCGCTTCGAGACCACGGTCTCGACACGCCGCTGGTGCTGCACGGCTCGTCGGGTGTCCAGCCCGAACAGCTTCAGGAGATGCTGAAACACGGAATCTGTAAGGTCAACAAGGATACCCGCTACCAGTACGAGTACACCCGGACGGCGTTCGATCTCTACCGGGAGGAGACCGATGAAATCGTCCCGCCGGAGGGGATCGAAGACCACCGGGATACATTTTTCAACGATGTCGACTGGGCCCCGAACAAGGATCGGTTCGACCCCCGCGTTGCGGGCCGGAACATCCGCGACCGGATCGCGGACGTGTACGCCGACCTCGCAACCGTCGCCGGGAGTGCTGACCGAAGCAAGTTCAGCTAAGCAGTCGACTTGACATCCTCCCACGACGAAAGTCGTGGACTTTCGCCTCGAAACTCTGTAACTGGCGGTTCTTACTGTGGTCCGAGAAACGGTCGTCTGCTAGCGTGAACCGCGGTCCGTCCGCTTGGAGATATCTCGCCCGACGATGAGATGATGGCCGGGAACGATGTTCGTCGTCCCGGTGTACTCGATACGCCGGTCGACGCCGTCGCCGCCGACGATGGTGACCGTATCGTGTTCGGAGTCTTTGGTCTGGAACCGGCTCCACGCGCCTTCGTAATCGAACTCCTCGGGCAGGAACTCCGCAATCGGCCGCCCGAGGAGTTGCTGGCTCTCGACCCCATAGACGTCAGCGACCGCCGGGTTGGCTTCGATGATTCGGCCCTCCGTGTCGACGATCACCATCGCGTCGGAGGCCTCCTCGAAGGCTGCCTGATACTGATCGTGAGCGCGCTTGAGCGTGGGTTGGTGGCTGTCCGTAGTCGACTCCGTCTGCTGGGGGAGACTGATCGTCATCGTCGTCCCCGCGTCGGTCACTGTGGCATCGATGCTGCCGCCGTGGCCAGTTACGATCCAGTGAGAGATCCACAGCCCGAGTCCACTCCCATGGGTCAGGGGCGTCTCCGAGCCTGTTTCGAGTACTTTCGCCTCCTGGGGAGCCAGACCGGGACCGTCGTCAGAGACCCGTATTTCGACGCCATCCGATACCTCCGTAATACAAACGGTAATCGTCGAGGGTGGGCCACCGTGTTTCGCGGCGTTCTCGATCAGCTCTAAGAGGGCTCGCTCGAAACTCGGCAGTACACTGACCGTGACAGAGTCCACCTGATCGATCTCGATACTCGTATTCGGATGCTGAGAAATAACTCTCTCGGCGACCGCCCGGACGAGCGCAGTGATGTCAGTTGGTTCGGGGTCGGTCTCAAGGCTGATTATCTGGTCGAGGTCCCGGGCTTTTTGACAGAGTTCGATGATAGTGTCGACACTTTGGAGGGCTATCTCTCCGGACTCAGTCGCTGAATCTGCCATCAGTTGTATATGCCCACGCGCAATCGACAGCTTGTTTCGGAGGTTGTGCCGGAGCACACGGTTGAGGACGGTCGTAAGGTTGGCCTGTCTCGTGAGTTCGGTTTCGTGCTGTTGGCGTTCGAGTTCACGTTCGAGCAGTCGGGCAATCATCTCGGCAAACAGACTCTCGCAGTCGCTGAACTCCCCGCGGGGATCTTCGGCCACGAAACAGACCGTTCCATAGGGCTCACCATCGACGATCAGTGTCGTTCCGTGATAACAGTGCAATCCTTGGGCCTGAAACGCAGGGTCGTCAGCCCACCCCTGATTTGGGGCATCGTGGAGTGTGATCTGTTCGTCCGAGTCGACCGTCCGTCGACAGTAGGACAGCTCGAAATCGATCTCCTGTCCGGTCGGGGCCTCGCCGTCGAACGGCTCGGTGCTGACCAGTATCTCCCAGTACTCCGTTTCGGCGTCGACGCGTGCGAGATAGCCACTGTCGGCACTCAAAAACCGCACCCCGATGTCGAGTGCCGCCTGTGCTTTGGTCTCAAACGAGCCGTCGCCCCGAATAATGTCATACAGCTCCTCTCTGGCCGCCTGAGACGTCAGTGAGTCGCCCGTCATCCGATACCAGCCTCTCCGAAGGCGGACTCCCGGTGTCTGGTCGCCCCCTGTACGCCCGTTTCTGACAACCATCCGGTAGAGGACATTGTGTTAGTTACCATACTGTTTCTACGCACAAATAGGTGTGTGTCAGTCACACCCAAGCCTCAGGGAAAGCAGTTACATCCATCGTCGACCCTCACAAAGGGTCATCGAGCGACGCGGTTTGTGTCCACCACAGTACATAAGATGGGTGGGGTACTGGATATAGCCAATGCTGAGCGAGTCGCTCCGGGTGCCCTACCGTGCCGACGACGCCTTCGGGACGATCCTCGTCGGTTCGGTGTTGGCTTTTTTTACACCGGTGTTAGTGGCAGTTTGGACCGTGTTACTGGTCGCATCGCCATGGGTTGGACTCGCCGCCACGCCGGTGGTCGCCCTGCCGAGTCTCGTACTGCGAGGCTATCTGCTTGCGGTCGTCGACAGTGGCATCCACGACCGACCCACTGTCCCGTCGTTCGTGCGCTGGGGGACGCTCGTCCGAAGGGGCGGTTCGTCGACGCTGCTTTCGGCGGTCTATCTGCTTCCGGCGGCTGTGCTGGGTGGGATTGCGATAGGCGGGTGGGTCGCGGCGGCGATACAGCCGCCGGGGTTCACCGAGTCGGCACAGGCGCTGGTCGGCGTGCTAATTTTGGTCGCGGGGTTCGGACTCCTGCTCTACGGACTCGTCTATCTCTACGTTCGGCCCGCCGCGCGGGCGGTGTTTGCGTCGACTGGCTCGCTTCGGGCGGCGCTTGGGGTTCGCCGGGTGCTCCGACTGGCCGCAACCGGTGACTACCTCACGGGGTGGTTGATCGCAATGGGGCTGCTGACGGCCGCGCCAACCCTCCTCCTTCCATTGGTTGGGATCGCAGTAGCTGTAGGCTATCTCTCACCGGCAGCCGCGCTGATCATCCTGTTGGTGACGATCCTGCTCGGATTCTACCTTGGGTTCGTCATCCGGGTATCGGCGGCATGGGCGACCGGTCGCGGGGGGAGTACGGGACTCGCCGAGATCTATCCGGCATCCGTACGGGACACGACCGCGGAAACGGGCGTGCTGATGACCGCGGATTCGGCGTCAGCGCCCAGCCCCAAGACCGAACCCAGTCGACCGGAGGCCGACCCAGCCATACAGACGGGACGAACCGTGGGGCTGAATCCCGCCGAGTCACAGCCTCCCGGAAAGTCGGATCTCCCGGCGGTCGACAGCCAGTCGACACCGACCGAGGCTGATGGCAATGGGTCAGTGTCGGATGACGACGGTGAGTCAGTCGACGACGAGAGCAACCAGTTGCGGAGTGATGACGACAACGATAGCAGAGCGGCAAACAGCGTCGGTGCCGACAGCGACGAACCCGAGGCTCCTGATGGCGATGGCGAGACTAACAACACCGACGACCACGGCTTCGTCTGGGGCGTCGACGACGACCAGTAGCCAGAGGCCCAGATCAAACGGAAGGGTTGTTAGCCGGTCGGCCGAAGAAGGGGTATGCGAATCGCGAGCCGCGGTCGTGGCGAGGAGGGCCGAGAACGGATGACGCTGGTCCCCGAAACCGTCGATGATCTGTGGCATCTCTCCTACGTCCTCGAACCGGGCGATCTCGTCTCCGGCGACACCACCCGCCGCATCCAGCGCAACGACGACCAGATGCGCGACACCGGCGGCCAGCGCGAACACATCTCAGTGACGATTGAGGTCGAGAGCGTCGAGTTCGCCCGCTTCGCCAACCGACTCCGCGTGGGTGGGGTCATCACCGGCTGCTCCCGCGAGGACCAGCTCGGACTCCACCACACGCTCAATGTCGAACAGCACGAAGAGCTAACCATTGAAAAGCATTTCAAACCGGATCAGATCGACCGCATCGAGGAGGCCGAGGAGGCCGCCGACAACCCGGATGTCGCCATCGCCACCGTCGAAGAAGGCGAGGCCTACATCCATCTGGTCAAAGAGTACGGCGTCGACGAGTACGCCTCCTTCACGAAGCCGACCGGCAAAGGAGAATACTCTCGGCCCCGCGATGAACTGTTCGGCGAGCTGGGAAGCGCACTCAGCCATCTCGACACCGACGCGATCATTCTCGCTGGACCGGGATTTACCAAACAGGACGCTCGGGACTACATCGCCGAGAACTATCGGGATCTGGAGGAACTGATTACGGTGGTCGACACCTCCAGTGCGGGCGGTCGCGGGGTCCACGAAGTGCTCAAACGCGGTGCGGTCGAAGAGGTCCAAGACGAGACCAGAATCGCCCGCGAGGCCGAGACCATCGACGAACTGATGACCCGCATTGGCGACGGCGCGAAGGCCGCCTATGGGATCGAGCAGGTCCAAGAGGCCGCCGAGTTCGGGGCTGTCGAAGAGCTACTGATCCTTGATGAGCGACTCCGAGACGAACGACAGAAAGAGGGCGACTGGGACCTCGACGTCAACGAGGTTATCGAGACTGTCGAACAGAAGGGTGGCGAAATCACCGTCTTCTCGAAGGAGTTCCAGCCGGGCCAACAGCTGAAAAATCTCGGTGGAATTGCAGCGTTGCTTCGCTACCGGCTCCAGTAGTCGACGGTGTCGGTCGCTTCTACCAGTATCTCTTAGTTTCCTGCTTGCAGGGGTGTAGGTAATGGTACTTCCGCAGTCAGTCGACAGTCTCGTTCCGAAATACGCGGCTCTTCTCGGACAGCTCGGGGAGTTGCTTGTCGTTGCGGCTGTGGTCTACATCCCCGGTCGATACCTGTTGGAACCGGCCGTCGCGTGGCTGTTTGGCCGCCGAAACATGGATCCAACCATCGAGCGGGCCCTTCAGAAGGTACTCCACGTGGGCGTCATCGTAGGCACGCTCGCCGTTGCCGCGGCAGCCGCGGGCTTTAGTGGTCTATTGGGTGGCTCGGCACTCATTGTCGCCGCGCTAACGCTGGCAGTCGGTTTCGCCGCCCAAGACGTGATCTCAAACTTCGTCGCGGGCGTGTTTATCGTTCAGGATCGGAACTTCACTATCGACGACTGGATCGAGTGGGACGACAAGGCGGGCTTTATCGACGATATTGGCTTCCGGGTGACTCGCGTCCGAACGTTCGACAACGAGACGATCACCGTCCCCAACACGGAGCTTGCGACGACCTCAGTGACAAACAGAATGAGCAACGACACACTCCGCATTTCCTACAAATTCGGCATCGGCTACGCGGATAATATCGATGAAACAACGCGTATTTTGCTCGATGTGGCCGATGACCACGACGAAATCCTCACCGATCCCGAACCCTCGGTTCGGATGGCTGATCTCGGTGATACCGCAGTACTACTGCAGGCCCGGTTTTGGATCGGCGACCCCGACCGCGAGGAGTTTTCCGAAACCCGGTCCGAATACATTCAAATAGTCAAAGATCGGTGTGAGGCTGCTGGCATCGATCTCAGTACGACCACTCAACACGATCTGTCGGGCAAACTCACAGTCGACGAGCCCCCGACATCACTGACTTCCGAACAGTAGTCTCCGGCTTACTTCAAACCCGAATCGGTCGACGACACCTCATCGTCGGTTGGAGCTTCTTGAACCCACTTCTTTTCGACATCCCGATTGGCAACGACAATCAGGTCGCCCTCCTCGCTCCGAATCCGGGTTTTACGCAGATCGATGCCGGTGACGGTGCCGGTTACTGAGGCCGTGGTCACCAGATCACCCTCGTTGAAATCCGCATCCTGAAGCAGGTAGACCCCGGCGACCGTGTCGGCAATCATCTCCTTGAGGGCGAAGGCAATACCCAAGGCGACAAAACCGGTTGCAGTCCCAAGACTCGCTGCCACATCGTCCATCCCGACGATTTTGAACAGCGTCAGGCCAGCCCCGAACCAGAGGAACACAGTGACGACCGTCACCACGAGGTCGACGATGAGTTGTTCCTCCTGAGAGTAGAGCCGACCGAGTGTGGACCGAAGCACCGACCGGATAACACGAATCAGGATGTAGGCGAGCGTCAGAAACACCAGTCCCGAGATGAGTGTCGGGAGAATACTGAGTATATCCGTAAGGAACTCCGAGACGACCCGCTCGGCGATGTTCGACGGCAGTTGAAGCATACGGATAGTAGTCGACGCCTACCGTAAGAGTATACGGTCCCTACTTACTCGCCAGTCAGTGCCTCGTTGGCCGGTGCAAACGAGATTGTCGACCCGAGTCCTTCGGCTTTCGCTCGTTCGTAGAGCATCCCAGCCGCGGCGACAGTCTCGATCCCGGTGCCGCCGCTGTCGAACACCGTAACCTCCGTCTCGCTTTGTCGCCCGACTGCGTTGCCAGCGACGATCTCACCCAACTCGGCATGGATGTCGACTTCGCTGACGACGCCCGCCTCGACAGCGTGCATGAACGAGCCAGCGTCCTGCATGACGCGTTCACGGAGATCCGGCACGTACCGGCTCCGGGCGATGGTGGTCGTATCGAGTTCGCGCTTCGAGGGCGTGTACTGTCCCATTGCAGTCACGTGGGTGCCGGGAGCCAGCAGATCGCCATCAAACACCGGCTCGTCGGCATTCGTTGCTGTAATGACGATATCGGCCCCAGTGACCGCATCGGCACTGGAGTCGACCGCAGTCACCTCGCAGTCGAGCGCCGCAGTCATTTCGTCGGCGAACGTCTCGCGGTTGGCTGGCGTCGGTGAGTAGACCTCGACTGCTGAGAGCTCTCGAACAGTCGCCGTCGACCGGAGCTGGCCGCGAGCCTGTGGTCCCGACCCGATGATCCCGACCGTCTCGGCGTCAGCGCGGGCGAGGTGGTCGACGCCAACCGCACCTGCCGCACCCGTTTTAAACGGATTCATGCTGGCCCCATCCAGAAGCGCGAGTGGTTCGCCACTGTCGGCATCGAACAGCGGCGTCATGAACCACGCATCGCGCTCGCCGAAGCCAGCCGAATACATGTAGCCACCCATATAGCCAGCCTCCGGAAGCACTGCCGCGTAGTCGGTGAACATCCCCGGCGGCGACTCGTTGATGAGTTTCGTTCGTGGTTCGGCTGGCGCGCCTTCGCCACGCTGGCGATAGCCCTCGGTGACGGCGTCGACGTAAGCCGCTGGCTCGGCGAGTCCCTGGACATCGCTGCTACTCAAAAAGAGGCAGTCGGTCATGCTAGCTCAACAGAAGACAGCAAGAAGGAAAGGTACATCGACGGTCCGTTGGTCGGTTACGGAGCGAACTGATCCGAACGTAGTCGACGACTACTGTGAGTTAGTCAGCGTTTGATGGCTGAACGGCGGATCGCTGGTCGGCCGTCGGCTCGGCCCGACCCGGAACGTTGACGAACAGCGCGTGTCCGATAACGAGAACCGCAGCCCCGGCTCCGACTGGCACGGCCATCGTCAACTGGATGCCTGCGAGGAATAAAATCGCAGTCAGTCCGAACATCACAGCCGGAATCAGGCCAAGCACGAAGTCGTAGTACCGGGTCATAATACATGACATACTATGGGCAATACATATTTAATTCTTTCTGGTGGGTAACCCAAAGCCA
This sequence is a window from Halohasta litchfieldiae. Protein-coding genes within it:
- the fba gene encoding class II fructose-bisphosphate aldolase: MTFRGGADLSTVYDDALDEGFGLIASNIAEPNTMIGLIEGAQRVDSDLLLQMSNGACSFAGNGNPIAGLKAMSNYIDLIADQYDIGVFLNMDHQTDLDTIRKQIELEIPSSIMIDASHDPFEENVKKSKQVVDWVDEADADILVEAELGTIKGVEDEIVADEAFYTDPEQAVEFVDRTGCDLLAISVGTQHGVAKGKDLELRPDLTEDIRMALRDHGLDTPLVLHGSSGVQPEQLQEMLKHGICKVNKDTRYQYEYTRTAFDLYREETDEIVPPEGIEDHRDTFFNDVDWAPNKDRFDPRVAGRNIRDRIADVYADLATVAGSADRSKFS
- a CDS encoding ATP-binding protein, encoding MTGDSLTSQAAREELYDIIRGDGSFETKAQAALDIGVRFLSADSGYLARVDAETEYWEILVSTEPFDGEAPTGQEIDFELSYCRRTVDSDEQITLHDAPNQGWADDPAFQAQGLHCYHGTTLIVDGEPYGTVCFVAEDPRGEFSDCESLFAEMIARLLERELERQQHETELTRQANLTTVLNRVLRHNLRNKLSIARGHIQLMADSATESGEIALQSVDTIIELCQKARDLDQIISLETDPEPTDITALVRAVAERVISQHPNTSIEIDQVDSVTVSVLPSFERALLELIENAAKHGGPPSTITVCITEVSDGVEIRVSDDGPGLAPQEAKVLETGSETPLTHGSGLGLWISHWIVTGHGGSIDATVTDAGTTMTISLPQQTESTTDSHQPTLKRAHDQYQAAFEEASDAMVIVDTEGRIIEANPAVADVYGVESQQLLGRPIAEFLPEEFDYEGAWSRFQTKDSEHDTVTIVGGDGVDRRIEYTGTTNIVPGHHLIVGRDISKRTDRGSR
- a CDS encoding DUF4013 domain-containing protein, producing MLSESLRVPYRADDAFGTILVGSVLAFFTPVLVAVWTVLLVASPWVGLAATPVVALPSLVLRGYLLAVVDSGIHDRPTVPSFVRWGTLVRRGGSSTLLSAVYLLPAAVLGGIAIGGWVAAAIQPPGFTESAQALVGVLILVAGFGLLLYGLVYLYVRPAARAVFASTGSLRAALGVRRVLRLAATGDYLTGWLIAMGLLTAAPTLLLPLVGIAVAVGYLSPAAALIILLVTILLGFYLGFVIRVSAAWATGRGGSTGLAEIYPASVRDTTAETGVLMTADSASAPSPKTEPSRPEADPAIQTGRTVGLNPAESQPPGKSDLPAVDSQSTPTEADGNGSVSDDDGESVDDESNQLRSDDDNDSRAANSVGADSDEPEAPDGDGETNNTDDHGFVWGVDDDQ
- a CDS encoding mRNA surveillance protein pelota; the encoded protein is MRIASRGRGEEGRERMTLVPETVDDLWHLSYVLEPGDLVSGDTTRRIQRNDDQMRDTGGQREHISVTIEVESVEFARFANRLRVGGVITGCSREDQLGLHHTLNVEQHEELTIEKHFKPDQIDRIEEAEEAADNPDVAIATVEEGEAYIHLVKEYGVDEYASFTKPTGKGEYSRPRDELFGELGSALSHLDTDAIILAGPGFTKQDARDYIAENYRDLEELITVVDTSSAGGRGVHEVLKRGAVEEVQDETRIAREAETIDELMTRIGDGAKAAYGIEQVQEAAEFGAVEELLILDERLRDERQKEGDWDLDVNEVIETVEQKGGEITVFSKEFQPGQQLKNLGGIAALLRYRLQ
- a CDS encoding mechanosensitive ion channel family protein, which codes for MVLPQSVDSLVPKYAALLGQLGELLVVAAVVYIPGRYLLEPAVAWLFGRRNMDPTIERALQKVLHVGVIVGTLAVAAAAAGFSGLLGGSALIVAALTLAVGFAAQDVISNFVAGVFIVQDRNFTIDDWIEWDDKAGFIDDIGFRVTRVRTFDNETITVPNTELATTSVTNRMSNDTLRISYKFGIGYADNIDETTRILLDVADDHDEILTDPEPSVRMADLGDTAVLLQARFWIGDPDREEFSETRSEYIQIVKDRCEAAGIDLSTTTQHDLSGKLTVDEPPTSLTSEQ
- a CDS encoding mechanosensitive ion channel family protein, whose translation is MLQLPSNIAERVVSEFLTDILSILPTLISGLVFLTLAYILIRVIRSVLRSTLGRLYSQEEQLIVDLVVTVVTVFLWFGAGLTLFKIVGMDDVAASLGTATGFVALGIAFALKEMIADTVAGVYLLQDADFNEGDLVTTASVTGTVTGIDLRKTRIRSEEGDLIVVANRDVEKKWVQEAPTDDEVSSTDSGLK
- a CDS encoding ornithine cyclodeaminase family protein, with amino-acid sequence MTDCLFLSSSDVQGLAEPAAYVDAVTEGYRQRGEGAPAEPRTKLINESPPGMFTDYAAVLPEAGYMGGYMYSAGFGERDAWFMTPLFDADSGEPLALLDGASMNPFKTGAAGAVGVDHLARADAETVGIIGSGPQARGQLRSTATVRELSAVEVYSPTPANRETFADEMTAALDCEVTAVDSSADAVTGADIVITATNADEPVFDGDLLAPGTHVTAMGQYTPSKRELDTTTIARSRYVPDLRERVMQDAGSFMHAVEAGVVSEVDIHAELGEIVAGNAVGRQSETEVTVFDSGGTGIETVAAAGMLYERAKAEGLGSTISFAPANEALTGE